A single genomic interval of Cyprinus carpio isolate SPL01 chromosome B24, ASM1834038v1, whole genome shotgun sequence harbors:
- the LOC109112583 gene encoding uncharacterized protein LOC109112583 isoform X2, translated as MTTTMSTSKSVARRAILQTSRTRWNRTDNFDIVPIINSDTKKCNEDNIESWFTTISKDDTKPEVVQEMSVKPIRNKSGEDDLALGVEASLYGKRSLKTVRELLRSSQDPPALSRWNSFASNVSIPSDVSIMDMLNIMKDDPEELLLDLGFGTDEPDITGRIPSRFLSNQSCARGISFQLFLEAQQNRMDIENVDVRNRFRQLEVLQQVTTTFSSLVGGNTQNVDTSTASQKSAEARERRKRMAMILRRASKKSLSQAEMLQNQQMPSPVTSSTLSSPESSGMPMVDERIPSKHTRMSDNCLSPLEEEQSINLEAAEPVINSPMVRGTADILKLDSVPSSTEESLQRPVESFELEEIQSFDEGSVPGSCNGPVDPGGEGTGSYVIRTNSCHSDSSGFLEEPFIPALSQQNSPGPELMKMLNALSQDSTEDQRKRLQKREMEDPPADQPNCEMESNQKPSPIKHSGKTVLGTADSETMFDSGELRKIRSEKEIKLSPDISKAGSNGVYALAYFVQMDPVQNYPTEIRDRLRGSLSSDSRVYREGMSLLEELKSAETNTHLSPTDLRTDVVEKEVNNFTNNLEPGKKDPALDLMQESPASTQGKTVTSDAAAGHNSPTALKLRRETFSRKSWSDGITDNDSGTVQTPTTQTPFTSVDTSPPHLWNSMDYSGDLGRLHTRSISLDTGLSYEEEDRRLQGALRAGAQRCFNCGSQIGYDNGWAKPKPELSSSLPYSLGEFEDMVKCLRKFRAVLTEIEVRLEEEQASVIGSLSDSHREEVEDVLRLREAVKNEAGTLEQQLSDLKLNRLMDEQSQLCTQLRITPSDMPHSEPTSTRSVAIQCCLPPVTSSPQRCVHHHCTCQDQHRFPWQTQWEPNYKPDRLDFVAFIKSLKNSLQHSMNNSLE; from the exons ATGACCACAACAATGTCTACCAGTAAATCTGTCGCCAGAAGAGCAATTCTACAGACCTCCAGGACTAGGTGGAACAGGACGGATAACTTTGATATTGTTCCTATTATCAATTCGGACACAA AAAAGTGTAATGAAGacaacatagagagctggtttaCGACAATCTCAAAG GATGATACGAAACCAGAGGTTGTCCAGGAAATGTCAG TGAAGCCTATAAGGAACAAGAGTGGAGAAGATGATCTGGCACTGGGAGTGGAAG CATCTTTATATGGCAAACGCTCTCTCAAGACTGTACGAGAACTTCTGAG GTCATCTCAAGATCCTCCTGCTCTGTCCAGGTGGAACAGTTTTGCATCAAATGTCTCAATACCATCAGACGTCAG CATAATGGACATGTTGAACATAATGAAGGATGACCCTGAGGAACTGTTGCTGGATTTGGGTTTTGGCACTGATGAGCCTGACATTACAGGGAGAATCCCATCCCGATTCCTCAGCAACCAGTCCTGCGCTCGTGGCATCAGCTTTCAGCTCTTTCTGGAAGCTCAGCAGAACCGAATGGACATTGAAAACGTGGATGTCAGAA ATCGGTTTAGACAACTCGAGGTTCTTCAGCAGGTCACCACGACGTTCTCCTCTCTGGTCGGTGGAAATACTCAGAATGTGGACACATCTACAGCCTCCCAAAAGTCTGCAGAAGCACGAGAGAGGAGAAAACGCATGGCCATGATTCTGCGTAGAGCCTCCAAGAAGAGCCTCAGTCAAGCCGAAATGTTACAGAATCAGCAAATGCCCTCTCCTGTGACCTCCTCAACCCTATCCAGCCCAGAATCATCTGGGATGCCAATGGTAGATGAAAGGATCCCTTCCAAACACACAAGGATGTCAGACAACTGTCTCTCCCCATTAGAAGAGGAGCAGAGCATTAATTTAGAGGCAGCTGAGCCGGTTATAAACAGTCCGATGGTAAGAGGAACAGCAGACATTCTGAAGCTTGACTCTGTCCCGTCTTCAACTGAAGAGAGTCTGCAACGGCCTGTTGAATCTTTTGAGCTGGAAGAG ATCCAGAGTTTTGATGAGGGAAGTGTACCTGGGAGCTGCAATGGTCCAGTGGATCCTGGag GTGAAGGAACTGGGTCTTATGTGATAAGAACAAACAGTTGTCATTCAGACAGCAGCGGCTTCCTAGAGGAGCCATTCATACCTGCGCTATCCCAGCAAAACAGCCCAGGACCCGAGCTCATGAAG ATGCTGAATGCATTATCACAAGATAGCACAGAGGATCAACGGAAGAGATTACAAAAGCGAGAAATGGAGGATCCCCCTGCAGATCAACCGAACTGTGAAATGGAGTCAAACCAAAAACCCTCACCTATAAAACACTCTGGCAAAACTGTTTTGGGAACAGCAGACTCCGAAACTATGTTTGACTCAGGAGAGTTGAGGAAAATAAGAAgtgaaaaagaaatcaaattgTCACCAGATATTAGTAAAGCTGGCAGTAATGGTGTTTATGCTCTAGCATACTTTGTTCAAATGGATCCCGTCCAAAATTATCCTACTGAAATTCGTGACCGACTGCGAGGATCATTAAGTTCAGACAGCCGTGTTTATAGGGAAGGCATGTCCTTGCTTGAGGAACTGAAATCTgctgagacaaacacacacttgagTCCTACTGATCTGAGGACAGATGTTGTGGAAAAGGAGGTGAATAACTTTACAAATAATCTTGAGCCGGGCAAAAAAGATCCAGCTTTGGATTTGATGCAGGAATCTCCTGCTTCTACCCAGGGCAAAACGGTGACCTCTGATGCAGCCGCTGGACACAATTCCCCCACAGCACTCAAACTCAGGAGAGAGACTTTCTCCAGGAAGTCCTGGTCTGATGGGATCACAGATAATGACTCCGGAACAGTACAAACACCCACCACACAGACACCGTTCACATCTGTGGACACATCTCCACCTCACTTATGGAACTCTATGGACTATTCTGGAGATCTTGGGCGTTTGCATACGAGGTCGATATCTCTGGACACGGGACTGTCGTATGAGGAGGAGGATCGTAGACTGCAGGGTGCATTGAGGGCAGGGGCGCAGCGATGCTTCAACTGCGGGTCCCAGATTGGCTACGACAATGGCTGGGCAAAACCTAAACCTGAGCTGTCTTCCAGTCTGCCT TACTCTCTGGGTGAGTTTGAAGACATGGTGAAATGTTTGAGGAAGTTCCGGGCAGTTCTGACAGAAATTGAAGTGAGACTAGAAGAGGAACAAGCTTCTGTGATCGGATCTCTGTCAGATTCCCACAG GGAGGAAGTGGAAGATGTTTTGAGGCTACGAGAAGCTGTCAAAAATGAAGCCGGGACGCTTGAACAGCAGCTGTCTGATCTG aaACTGAATCGGCTCATGGACGAACAGTCTCAGCTGTGCACCCAACTGCGAATCACACCCTCTGATATGCCTCATTCAGAACCCACCTCAACCAGGAGCGTGGCCATTCAGTGCTGCCTGCCGCCCGTCACGTCCAGTCCACAGCGGTGTGTCCATCATCACTGCACCTGTCAAGATCAACACCGGTTCCCCTGGCAAACCCAATGGGAGCCCAATTACAAACCAGACAGGCTAGACTTTGTAgcatttattaaaagt
- the LOC109112583 gene encoding uncharacterized protein LOC109112583 isoform X1 — translation MTTTMSTSKSVARRAILQTSRTRWNRTDNFDIVPIINSDTKKCNEDNIESWFTTISKDDTKPEVVQEMSVKPIRNKSGEDDLALGVEASLYGKRSLKTVRELLRSSQDPPALSRWNSFASNVSIPSDVSIMDMLNIMKDDPEELLLDLGFGTDEPDITGRIPSRFLSNQSCARGISFQLFLEAQQNRMDIENVDVRNRFRQLEVLQQVTTTFSSLVGGNTQNVDTSTASQKSAEARERRKRMAMILRRASKKSLSQAEMLQNQQMPSPVTSSTLSSPESSGMPMVDERIPSKHTRMSDNCLSPLEEEQSINLEAAEPVINSPMVRGTADILKLDSVPSSTEESLQRPVESFELEEIQSFDEGSVPGSCNGPVDPGGEGTGSYVIRTNSCHSDSSGFLEEPFIPALSQQNSPGPELMKMLNALSQDSTEDQRKRLQKREMEDPPADQPNCEMESNQKPSPIKHSGKTVLGTADSETMFDSGELRKIRSEKEIKLSPDISKAGSNGVYALAYFVQMDPVQNYPTEIRDRLRGSLSSDSRVYREGMSLLEELKSAETNTHLSPTDLRTDVVEKEVNNFTNNLEPGKKDPALDLMQESPASTQGKTVTSDAAAGHNSPTALKLRRETFSRKSWSDGITDNDSGTVQTPTTQTPFTSVDTSPPHLWNSMDYSGDLGRLHTRSISLDTGLSYEEEDRRLQGALRAGAQRCFNCGSQIGYDNGWAKPKPELSSSLPYSLGEFEDMVKCLRKFRAVLTEIEVRLEEEQASVIGSLSDSHREEVEDVLRLREAVKNEAGTLEQQLSDLVHHYDDSIKMKLNRLMDEQSQLCTQLRITPSDMPHSEPTSTRSVAIQCCLPPVTSSPQRCVHHHCTCQDQHRFPWQTQWEPNYKPDRLDFVAFIKSLKNSLQHSMNNSLE, via the exons ATGACCACAACAATGTCTACCAGTAAATCTGTCGCCAGAAGAGCAATTCTACAGACCTCCAGGACTAGGTGGAACAGGACGGATAACTTTGATATTGTTCCTATTATCAATTCGGACACAA AAAAGTGTAATGAAGacaacatagagagctggtttaCGACAATCTCAAAG GATGATACGAAACCAGAGGTTGTCCAGGAAATGTCAG TGAAGCCTATAAGGAACAAGAGTGGAGAAGATGATCTGGCACTGGGAGTGGAAG CATCTTTATATGGCAAACGCTCTCTCAAGACTGTACGAGAACTTCTGAG GTCATCTCAAGATCCTCCTGCTCTGTCCAGGTGGAACAGTTTTGCATCAAATGTCTCAATACCATCAGACGTCAG CATAATGGACATGTTGAACATAATGAAGGATGACCCTGAGGAACTGTTGCTGGATTTGGGTTTTGGCACTGATGAGCCTGACATTACAGGGAGAATCCCATCCCGATTCCTCAGCAACCAGTCCTGCGCTCGTGGCATCAGCTTTCAGCTCTTTCTGGAAGCTCAGCAGAACCGAATGGACATTGAAAACGTGGATGTCAGAA ATCGGTTTAGACAACTCGAGGTTCTTCAGCAGGTCACCACGACGTTCTCCTCTCTGGTCGGTGGAAATACTCAGAATGTGGACACATCTACAGCCTCCCAAAAGTCTGCAGAAGCACGAGAGAGGAGAAAACGCATGGCCATGATTCTGCGTAGAGCCTCCAAGAAGAGCCTCAGTCAAGCCGAAATGTTACAGAATCAGCAAATGCCCTCTCCTGTGACCTCCTCAACCCTATCCAGCCCAGAATCATCTGGGATGCCAATGGTAGATGAAAGGATCCCTTCCAAACACACAAGGATGTCAGACAACTGTCTCTCCCCATTAGAAGAGGAGCAGAGCATTAATTTAGAGGCAGCTGAGCCGGTTATAAACAGTCCGATGGTAAGAGGAACAGCAGACATTCTGAAGCTTGACTCTGTCCCGTCTTCAACTGAAGAGAGTCTGCAACGGCCTGTTGAATCTTTTGAGCTGGAAGAG ATCCAGAGTTTTGATGAGGGAAGTGTACCTGGGAGCTGCAATGGTCCAGTGGATCCTGGag GTGAAGGAACTGGGTCTTATGTGATAAGAACAAACAGTTGTCATTCAGACAGCAGCGGCTTCCTAGAGGAGCCATTCATACCTGCGCTATCCCAGCAAAACAGCCCAGGACCCGAGCTCATGAAG ATGCTGAATGCATTATCACAAGATAGCACAGAGGATCAACGGAAGAGATTACAAAAGCGAGAAATGGAGGATCCCCCTGCAGATCAACCGAACTGTGAAATGGAGTCAAACCAAAAACCCTCACCTATAAAACACTCTGGCAAAACTGTTTTGGGAACAGCAGACTCCGAAACTATGTTTGACTCAGGAGAGTTGAGGAAAATAAGAAgtgaaaaagaaatcaaattgTCACCAGATATTAGTAAAGCTGGCAGTAATGGTGTTTATGCTCTAGCATACTTTGTTCAAATGGATCCCGTCCAAAATTATCCTACTGAAATTCGTGACCGACTGCGAGGATCATTAAGTTCAGACAGCCGTGTTTATAGGGAAGGCATGTCCTTGCTTGAGGAACTGAAATCTgctgagacaaacacacacttgagTCCTACTGATCTGAGGACAGATGTTGTGGAAAAGGAGGTGAATAACTTTACAAATAATCTTGAGCCGGGCAAAAAAGATCCAGCTTTGGATTTGATGCAGGAATCTCCTGCTTCTACCCAGGGCAAAACGGTGACCTCTGATGCAGCCGCTGGACACAATTCCCCCACAGCACTCAAACTCAGGAGAGAGACTTTCTCCAGGAAGTCCTGGTCTGATGGGATCACAGATAATGACTCCGGAACAGTACAAACACCCACCACACAGACACCGTTCACATCTGTGGACACATCTCCACCTCACTTATGGAACTCTATGGACTATTCTGGAGATCTTGGGCGTTTGCATACGAGGTCGATATCTCTGGACACGGGACTGTCGTATGAGGAGGAGGATCGTAGACTGCAGGGTGCATTGAGGGCAGGGGCGCAGCGATGCTTCAACTGCGGGTCCCAGATTGGCTACGACAATGGCTGGGCAAAACCTAAACCTGAGCTGTCTTCCAGTCTGCCT TACTCTCTGGGTGAGTTTGAAGACATGGTGAAATGTTTGAGGAAGTTCCGGGCAGTTCTGACAGAAATTGAAGTGAGACTAGAAGAGGAACAAGCTTCTGTGATCGGATCTCTGTCAGATTCCCACAG GGAGGAAGTGGAAGATGTTTTGAGGCTACGAGAAGCTGTCAAAAATGAAGCCGGGACGCTTGAACAGCAGCTGTCTGATCTGGTACATCACTATGATGACAGCATTAAAATG aaACTGAATCGGCTCATGGACGAACAGTCTCAGCTGTGCACCCAACTGCGAATCACACCCTCTGATATGCCTCATTCAGAACCCACCTCAACCAGGAGCGTGGCCATTCAGTGCTGCCTGCCGCCCGTCACGTCCAGTCCACAGCGGTGTGTCCATCATCACTGCACCTGTCAAGATCAACACCGGTTCCCCTGGCAAACCCAATGGGAGCCCAATTACAAACCAGACAGGCTAGACTTTGTAgcatttattaaaagt